The window ATTGTTCAATCCGCATGAGTTGTGCATATTGTTTTTCTTCGTCCATCGCAACTCACAACCTATCTAATTCTATTCTCTTTTATATAATCAAGCACATGTTGATAATCTTTATTCACATCACTGAAGGTGGCGTAATTTTTAGCCGTGGAAAACCATTCCAAAGTCGTCGGCTTCCGCTGCTTCAATGCTCCACTTAAATCCTCATTCGTTAACGGTTGTAGTTCACCCGATTCCAACGAACGGTGTAATGCGGACTCGATTGCATCCCCGACAAGTTGGCCAAGATCAGCCCCAGAGAAATGTTCTGTTTTACTAGCAATTTTTTTATGATTTAGCGAAGACTGAGGTTTGTCTTTTAGTTTTAATTCTAGGATGACTTCTCTTTCCGTTTCACTTGGTGGTGGAATGAATAGCAGCTGATTGAAACGGCCAGGTCTCCGTAATGCAGAATCCAAATACCACGGCGTATTTGTTGCGCCAATGACATAGATGCCATGATTATGAGAATTTAGACCATCCAGCTCAAGGAGCAACTGATTGACAAGCATTCTCTCATGATGTTGTCTCATGTTTTGCCGATTTCCACCAATTGCATCCAACTCATCAATAAATAAGACGCACGGTTTATTTTCTCGCGCTGCTTCAAATACATCATGGAGATTATGCTCGCTTTCCCCTACATACATGGACAAAATTGCCTGTAATTCCAAATGTAGAAAACTGGCATTTATTTCACCCGCAATCGCTTTTGCCAAAAACGTTTTTCCACAACCCGGTGGTCCGTAAAGCAGTAAACTTCCCCCAGCCTCTTTGCCATAGGCTTTAAAAAACTCTGGATTTTTAAGTGGAAGGATGAAGTTCATCTGAATTTTCTTCTTAACATCCTCCAAACCGCCAACATCGGCAAACGTTTCCTTCGGCTCTGTCTTTTCAATAAGTGTATTTCTCTCTTTGTCAAATTGAATCAC of the Sporosarcina sp. FSL K6-1508 genome contains:
- a CDS encoding ATP-binding protein, coding for MTNDYEGKRKQLKVIQFDKERNTLIEKTEPKETFADVGGLEDVKKKIQMNFILPLKNPEFFKAYGKEAGGSLLLYGPPGCGKTFLAKAIAGEINASFLHLELQAILSMYVGESEHNLHDVFEAARENKPCVLFIDELDAIGGNRQNMRQHHERMLVNQLLLELDGLNSHNHGIYVIGATNTPWYLDSALRRPGRFNQLLFIPPPSETEREVILELKLKDKPQSSLNHKKIASKTEHFSGADLGQLVGDAIESALHRSLESGELQPLTNEDLSGALKQRKPTTLEWFSTAKNYATFSDVNKDYQHVLDYIKENRIR